In the genome of Leptospira noumeaensis, one region contains:
- the rpoB gene encoding DNA-directed RNA polymerase subunit beta codes for MHTRMQIRNRVNFGKITDLNLLPNLIYVQKKSFDWFLQSEVKDPTKRLNQGLEAVFRESFPIESPNNDMVMEYGHYILGEPKRDPQECKDTDSSFAVPLKAVIRLIIKDTGEIREQVVYMGDLPVMTDHGTFIINGAERVVVSQLHRSPGIFFSYDQARDTFSARVIPYRGSWLEFEMDNKGILVAKIDRKKKFPATLLVKAMGMGTNEEVLRLFYGSSKMKIAGANPKDLKRLIGRRTIADIINMETGEVMLDAGSKINEDNISILREMKVKDVDVIEFPKGKDNPVLINCLEKDGVNDYEDAVKKFHTIMRPGEPSTIENAEAELKRLFFSPKTFDLGIVGRYKINSKFEFNNPKEFAKAEDRVLRKQDIIETVRYLVMLMSEAENYYPDDIDHLGNRRIRSVGELIANQLKLGFSRVERVIKERMTVQEPEQQTPQLLISIKPITAVINEFFGSSQLSQFMDQTNPLAELTHKRRLNALGPGGLSRDRAGFEVRDVHYSHYGRMCPIETPEGPNIGLILSMSSFARVNDYGFIETPYRLVKNGKVQKQVEYLTADKEEYHYMAQSNSTVDDKGEFTSKLISTRHRGDFPFRSPSEIQYMDLAPLQVVSVSTALIPFLEHDDANRALMGSNMQRQAVPLLTEEAPFVGTGMEARAAYDAGVCIVAKKDGVVSKVDATGVWIKEDQSKEIVHYPLIKFKKTNQGTCFNQKPNVSMLHTTTGGKVSKVSKERVELTTSNGEKETHELFHSEDVQYVAVVKEGQDLGIGAPVAGQIIKGEKYGDFGQILQKGTVLANGPSTDAGYLALGRNVLVAFMPWEGYNFEDAILISERIIKDDVFSSIHIEEFEIQARETKLGQEQITRDIPNLSDKAFRDLDESGVIRVGAEVKPGDILVGMVTPKGETDLTPEYKLLHSIFGEKAKEVRDSSLRMPNGFEGTVIDIKRYSRETGDELAAGVEEMVKVYVARKRKLLVGDKMAGRHGNKGVVARVMAQEDMPYMEDGSPVDIVLNPLGVPSRMNLGQIFETQLGFAAKKLGINFETPVFDGASEGDVNEFCKKAGLPENSKFQLYDGRTGEKFINQVFCGYIYMLKLAHLVDDKIHARSTGPYSLVTQQPLGGKAQFGGQRLGEMEVWALEAYGASHTLQELLTIKSDDMLGRARIYEAIVKGIHSIKPGIPESFNVLVQELRGLALDIIIKDSEGLEVDISDYEDEFSKNKKKIKFETIENV; via the coding sequence ATGCATACCCGAATGCAAATTAGAAACCGGGTAAATTTCGGTAAAATTACCGACCTCAATTTACTTCCTAATCTTATCTACGTACAGAAAAAATCCTTTGATTGGTTTCTCCAGTCGGAAGTGAAAGATCCGACGAAACGTTTGAACCAAGGGTTGGAAGCGGTATTTCGCGAATCCTTCCCAATCGAATCGCCAAACAACGATATGGTCATGGAATATGGCCATTATATCTTGGGAGAGCCAAAACGCGATCCACAAGAGTGCAAAGACACTGATTCTTCCTTTGCAGTTCCTCTAAAAGCAGTCATTCGACTCATCATCAAAGACACCGGAGAGATCCGGGAACAAGTTGTCTACATGGGAGACCTTCCTGTGATGACAGACCACGGAACTTTCATCATAAATGGTGCGGAAAGGGTAGTGGTGAGCCAACTTCATAGATCCCCTGGTATTTTCTTCTCTTATGACCAAGCGCGTGATACTTTCTCTGCTCGAGTGATTCCTTACCGAGGTTCTTGGTTGGAATTCGAAATGGACAATAAGGGAATCCTTGTTGCCAAAATCGACCGTAAGAAAAAATTCCCGGCCACCCTTCTTGTAAAAGCAATGGGTATGGGAACCAACGAAGAAGTGCTTCGTCTCTTCTACGGATCTTCCAAAATGAAAATTGCTGGTGCGAACCCAAAAGACCTCAAACGTCTGATTGGTCGCCGAACCATCGCTGATATCATCAACATGGAAACGGGAGAGGTAATGCTCGACGCCGGATCCAAAATCAATGAAGACAATATCTCCATCCTTCGTGAAATGAAGGTAAAAGATGTGGATGTCATTGAATTTCCGAAAGGAAAAGACAACCCAGTTCTTATCAATTGTTTGGAAAAAGACGGTGTCAACGACTACGAAGATGCGGTCAAAAAATTCCATACAATCATGCGTCCCGGCGAACCATCTACGATTGAAAACGCAGAAGCGGAACTGAAACGTCTCTTTTTCTCACCAAAAACTTTTGATTTGGGGATCGTTGGTCGTTACAAAATCAATAGTAAATTCGAATTCAATAATCCAAAAGAGTTTGCAAAAGCGGAAGACCGAGTATTAAGAAAACAAGATATCATCGAAACGGTTCGTTATCTTGTGATGCTTATGTCTGAAGCAGAAAACTACTATCCGGACGATATTGACCACTTAGGAAACAGAAGGATTCGTTCTGTTGGTGAGCTCATCGCAAACCAATTGAAACTTGGATTCTCTCGTGTAGAACGAGTGATCAAAGAAAGGATGACAGTTCAAGAGCCGGAACAACAAACTCCGCAGCTTCTTATCTCCATCAAACCAATCACTGCTGTGATCAATGAGTTTTTTGGATCATCGCAACTTTCTCAGTTTATGGACCAAACCAATCCATTGGCAGAACTTACGCACAAACGTAGGTTAAACGCTCTTGGGCCTGGTGGTCTTTCACGTGACAGAGCAGGTTTCGAAGTTCGTGACGTTCATTATTCTCACTATGGTCGTATGTGCCCAATTGAAACACCGGAAGGTCCAAACATTGGTCTCATTCTTTCCATGTCTAGTTTTGCACGAGTGAACGATTATGGGTTTATTGAAACTCCATACCGTCTCGTAAAAAATGGAAAAGTCCAAAAACAAGTAGAATACCTCACTGCAGACAAAGAAGAATACCACTACATGGCGCAGTCCAACTCGACTGTAGATGATAAGGGAGAATTTACATCCAAACTCATTTCCACTCGCCATAGAGGGGATTTCCCTTTCCGTAGCCCATCCGAGATCCAATATATGGATCTGGCTCCTTTGCAAGTTGTGTCTGTATCCACAGCACTCATTCCATTCCTCGAACATGATGATGCGAACCGCGCCCTAATGGGTTCGAACATGCAACGCCAAGCGGTTCCTCTTCTTACGGAAGAAGCTCCTTTTGTCGGAACAGGGATGGAAGCTCGTGCGGCTTATGACGCAGGGGTTTGTATTGTTGCTAAAAAAGATGGTGTGGTTTCCAAAGTGGATGCTACTGGGGTTTGGATCAAAGAAGACCAATCCAAAGAGATTGTTCACTACCCACTCATTAAATTCAAAAAAACCAACCAAGGTACTTGTTTTAATCAAAAACCAAACGTTTCGATGTTACACACAACGACTGGTGGTAAGGTAAGTAAGGTTTCCAAAGAACGTGTAGAGTTAACCACTTCTAACGGAGAAAAAGAAACTCACGAGCTTTTCCATTCAGAAGACGTACAATACGTTGCGGTTGTGAAAGAAGGCCAAGACTTAGGAATTGGTGCTCCAGTTGCCGGACAAATCATCAAAGGTGAAAAATACGGTGACTTCGGTCAAATCCTACAAAAAGGAACTGTTCTTGCTAATGGCCCATCGACTGATGCTGGTTATTTGGCACTTGGCCGAAACGTACTCGTTGCGTTTATGCCTTGGGAAGGATACAACTTTGAGGATGCGATTCTCATTTCAGAACGAATCATCAAAGACGATGTTTTCTCTTCGATCCACATTGAAGAATTCGAAATCCAAGCTCGGGAAACCAAACTCGGACAAGAACAAATCACTCGTGACATTCCAAACCTTTCGGACAAAGCGTTCCGTGATTTGGATGAGTCTGGTGTGATCCGTGTGGGTGCAGAAGTAAAACCAGGTGACATTCTTGTTGGTATGGTGACTCCAAAAGGAGAAACCGACCTCACTCCTGAATACAAATTATTACACTCCATATTTGGAGAGAAGGCAAAAGAAGTAAGGGATTCCTCACTTCGTATGCCAAACGGTTTTGAAGGAACTGTCATCGATATCAAACGTTATTCCCGTGAAACAGGCGACGAACTCGCTGCAGGCGTGGAAGAAATGGTAAAAGTCTATGTGGCTCGTAAACGTAAACTCCTGGTGGGTGATAAGATGGCGGGTCGTCACGGAAACAAAGGGGTCGTTGCTCGTGTGATGGCACAAGAAGATATGCCATACATGGAAGACGGATCTCCTGTTGATATCGTTCTCAATCCACTCGGGGTTCCTTCACGGATGAACCTCGGTCAGATTTTTGAAACTCAACTTGGGTTTGCTGCTAAAAAACTAGGGATCAACTTTGAAACTCCCGTGTTTGATGGAGCATCCGAAGGTGATGTAAACGAATTCTGCAAAAAAGCCGGTTTACCAGAAAACAGCAAATTTCAGTTATACGACGGAAGAACGGGAGAGAAATTCATCAACCAAGTATTCTGTGGATACATTTACATGTTGAAACTGGCTCACTTGGTGGATGACAAAATCCATGCAAGATCTACTGGACCTTACTCACTCGTAACGCAACAACCACTTGGTGGTAAGGCGCAGTTCGGGGGACAAAGGTTAGGAGAGATGGAAGTTTGGGCTCTTGAGGCTTACGGTGCATCACACACCTTACAAGAGTTACTCACCATTAAGTCAGACGACATGTTGGGACGTGCAAGAATTTATGAAGCGATAGTCAAAGGAATCCACTCGATCAAACCGGGAATTCCAGAATCATTCAACGTTCTTGTTCAGGAACTCCGAGGACTGGCTCTTGATATCATCATCAAAGACTCCGAAGGATTGGAAGTGGATATCTCTGATTACGAAGATGAATTCTCGAAAAACAAAAAGAAAATCAAATTCGAGACCATTGAAAACGTTTAG
- the rplL gene encoding 50S ribosomal protein L7/L12, translating to MSVDALLEQIGSLTLVQAADLVKKMEDKFGISAAAPVAVAAVAGAGGGAAAAEEPATFNVILKAHGDKKIDVIKLVREITGLGLADAKTLVEAGGKSVKEGVSKDEAADIKKKLEGVGAQVEVAAAG from the coding sequence ATGTCTGTTGACGCGCTATTAGAACAAATTGGAAGTCTTACACTGGTTCAGGCAGCTGATCTAGTGAAAAAGATGGAGGACAAATTCGGGATTTCTGCTGCTGCACCGGTTGCGGTAGCGGCTGTTGCGGGTGCAGGTGGTGGCGCAGCTGCTGCTGAAGAGCCTGCAACTTTCAATGTAATCTTGAAAGCACACGGTGACAAAAAGATCGACGTTATTAAACTCGTTCGCGAAATCACTGGTCTTGGATTGGCAGATGCGAAAACGCTTGTTGAAGCTGGTGGAAAATCAGTGAAAGAAGGCGTTTCTAAAGACGAAGCTGCTGATATTAAGAAAAAACTCGAAGGTGTTGGGGCTCAAGTAGAAGTTGCTGCTGCCGGTTAA
- the rplJ gene encoding 50S ribosomal protein L10 produces MANPSKIEAVAELKTRLEKRPNFILASYSGLTVEDMSNLRAKLRKEGSEMKVIKNNLFLRALKESSEHKNNSIDFGDVYKGPLAAIFSLDALPAVAKVCKDFAKDKKELEIRTGYMDGEVLGKSGVEAIAGLPSKQELLAQVARGINAPATQIASGINQIMASLARAINAVAEKNGN; encoded by the coding sequence ATGGCAAATCCATCTAAAATTGAAGCAGTAGCAGAACTTAAAACTCGTTTGGAAAAACGACCGAACTTTATTTTAGCATCTTACAGCGGTTTAACTGTTGAAGATATGTCCAACCTTCGTGCGAAACTTCGCAAAGAAGGATCGGAGATGAAGGTGATTAAAAACAACCTATTCCTCCGTGCTTTAAAAGAGTCTTCTGAACATAAAAACAACTCCATTGATTTTGGGGATGTTTACAAAGGCCCACTTGCAGCTATTTTCTCTCTGGATGCACTTCCAGCAGTAGCAAAAGTTTGTAAGGACTTTGCAAAAGATAAGAAGGAACTCGAAATCAGAACCGGCTATATGGACGGGGAAGTTTTGGGTAAATCTGGAGTAGAGGCGATTGCTGGACTTCCGTCCAAACAAGAACTTCTTGCGCAAGTGGCTCGTGGGATCAATGCTCCTGCAACGCAAATTGCTTCTGGAATCAATCAAATCATGGCATCATTGGCACGCGCCATCAATGCTGTAGCCGAGAAAAACGGCAATTAG
- the rplA gene encoding 50S ribosomal protein L1, whose protein sequence is MKRGKKYIQLKEKVDRTKVYTLGEAVGLAKATSFSKFDGTLEISTKINYKSLQNVRGTISLPHGTGKTIKVLVFCKGDKQNEAKEAGADFVGDMDLIEKVSGGWTDFDACVATPDMMKEVGKLGPVLGRKGLMPKPKAGTVTTDVSKAVKELKAGRIEYRPDKGGVVHLGVGKCSFSDDKLSDNINAVVAALMKDKPSDAKGDYLKSFSVAATMGIGVKVDVKELVNANI, encoded by the coding sequence ATGAAACGCGGCAAAAAATATATCCAACTCAAAGAGAAAGTCGATCGCACTAAGGTTTATACCCTTGGTGAAGCAGTCGGTTTGGCAAAAGCTACTAGTTTTTCCAAATTTGATGGAACTTTAGAGATTTCGACTAAAATCAATTATAAATCTCTTCAAAACGTAAGAGGGACAATCTCTCTTCCACACGGAACTGGAAAAACAATCAAGGTTTTGGTTTTCTGTAAAGGAGACAAACAAAACGAAGCGAAGGAAGCTGGTGCTGATTTCGTAGGTGATATGGATCTGATTGAAAAAGTTTCTGGTGGATGGACTGATTTTGACGCTTGTGTGGCAACTCCTGATATGATGAAGGAAGTTGGTAAACTTGGTCCAGTTCTTGGTCGTAAAGGCCTTATGCCAAAACCAAAAGCAGGAACAGTAACCACTGATGTATCCAAAGCAGTGAAAGAACTGAAAGCGGGTCGAATTGAATACCGCCCTGACAAAGGGGGAGTGGTTCACTTGGGAGTGGGAAAATGTTCCTTCTCTGATGACAAACTTTCTGACAACATCAATGCTGTTGTTGCAGCTCTTATGAAAGACAAACCTTCCGATGCGAAGGGTGATTACCTAAAGTCTTTCTCTGTAGCAGCAACTATGGGAATCGGCGTAAAAGTCGATGTGAAAGAACTAGTAAACGCGAACATATAA
- the rplK gene encoding 50S ribosomal protein L11 encodes MAAKKVVKQIKLQVEAGKANPAPPVGPALGQAGLNIMEFCKQFNERSKNQMGLKLPVVITVYSDRSFTFVTKSPPAALLVMKALGIPGGSATPHTVKVGTIKRAQLEEIAKTKMEDLNANDMEAAIKIIAGTCRSMGVNVE; translated from the coding sequence ATGGCTGCAAAGAAAGTAGTAAAACAAATTAAACTCCAAGTGGAGGCAGGGAAAGCAAACCCGGCTCCTCCAGTAGGTCCCGCTCTTGGTCAAGCCGGACTCAATATCATGGAATTTTGTAAACAGTTCAATGAAAGATCAAAAAACCAAATGGGACTCAAACTTCCTGTGGTCATCACTGTTTATTCCGACAGAAGTTTTACATTCGTAACTAAGTCTCCTCCAGCAGCTCTTCTTGTCATGAAGGCGCTTGGGATTCCCGGTGGTTCTGCCACTCCCCACACTGTAAAAGTGGGAACAATCAAACGAGCTCAACTAGAAGAAATTGCAAAAACTAAGATGGAAGACCTAAATGCGAACGATATGGAAGCAGCAATTAAAATCATTGCTGGAACTTGTCGTTCCATGGGTGTAAACGTCGAGTAA
- the nusG gene encoding transcription termination/antitermination protein NusG: protein MGDSLDKKWYVLQTYSGHENKVKTNIEKMVQQQKLEDQIFAVKIPSMEVAEMKNGKKKVTKKKLMPGYVLVEMNMTDDLRFKIQNLPSVSTFVGGKGKGPEPLSLDEIKNLFSDVGSVESEEVSRPRFLFKVGETLKIIDGPFANFTGLVDEIFPDKGRLRVRVEIFGRSTPVELDYLQVKSEQ from the coding sequence GTGGGCGATTCTTTAGATAAAAAATGGTATGTGCTTCAAACTTATTCCGGTCACGAGAATAAGGTGAAGACAAACATTGAGAAGATGGTCCAACAACAAAAGCTGGAAGACCAGATTTTCGCGGTAAAAATTCCTTCAATGGAAGTTGCCGAAATGAAAAACGGCAAGAAGAAGGTCACAAAGAAAAAACTCATGCCGGGTTACGTTCTCGTTGAGATGAACATGACCGATGACCTTCGATTTAAAATCCAGAACTTACCTTCTGTGTCTACTTTTGTAGGCGGAAAAGGGAAAGGTCCGGAGCCACTTTCACTGGATGAGATCAAAAATCTTTTCAGCGATGTGGGAAGTGTGGAATCGGAAGAAGTTTCGAGACCTCGTTTCCTCTTCAAAGTGGGCGAAACATTGAAAATTATAGATGGTCCGTTTGCTAATTTCACAGGTCTTGTGGATGAAATTTTCCCTGACAAGGGAAGACTCCGCGTTCGTGTAGAAATTTTCGGAAGATCCACTCCTGTAGAGTTGGATTATCTCCAAGTAAAATCGGAACAATAG
- the secE gene encoding preprotein translocase subunit SecE encodes MKATSFIQECKAELEKVHWPTRQEVVSSTVVVLVTVFIFSLFLSASDFVFLKLLKWFWALGT; translated from the coding sequence ATGAAAGCTACGAGTTTCATTCAGGAATGTAAAGCAGAACTTGAAAAAGTGCATTGGCCAACGCGCCAAGAGGTAGTCAGTTCTACCGTTGTAGTCCTAGTTACAGTATTTATCTTTTCCCTATTTTTATCAGCTTCGGACTTTGTATTCCTGAAACTGTTAAAGTGGTTCTGGGCATTAGGAACATAG
- a CDS encoding histidine kinase, whose product MAKPFVELETQIPDLVKAKSKIVVRSSRMNRQLEQYVLGLITNILSEVGQSQFVEMLYTISKELTINGIKANQKRVFFEDEGLDITDENDYLQGIKDYSKKFSEKMADEYGKRCLARGVYVQIKFHYCLDGLLVEVTNNTPVIKTEEVRMREKMKKSMGYNDIAEFYMDNMDNTEGAGLGIALIMILLKNEGVDPNLFRIITHGDRTVARVEIPFNDNYVSFRSAELAEI is encoded by the coding sequence GTGGCGAAACCTTTTGTAGAATTAGAAACACAAATTCCCGATTTAGTAAAGGCAAAATCCAAAATTGTCGTAAGGTCTTCCCGGATGAATCGCCAACTCGAGCAATATGTTTTAGGCCTCATCACAAATATCCTTTCGGAAGTGGGACAATCTCAATTTGTGGAGATGCTTTATACAATCTCCAAAGAACTCACCATCAACGGAATCAAAGCCAATCAAAAACGTGTGTTTTTTGAAGACGAGGGTCTAGACATTACTGACGAAAACGACTACCTCCAGGGAATTAAAGACTATTCTAAAAAGTTTTCAGAAAAGATGGCTGATGAATATGGAAAACGTTGCCTTGCCCGCGGAGTCTACGTTCAAATTAAATTCCATTACTGCTTAGATGGTCTTCTTGTCGAAGTGACAAACAACACACCTGTCATCAAAACCGAAGAAGTTCGGATGCGAGAGAAAATGAAAAAGTCCATGGGATACAACGACATTGCCGAATTCTATATGGACAATATGGACAATACGGAAGGTGCAGGCCTTGGGATTGCTCTCATCATGATCCTACTCAAAAACGAAGGGGTTGACCCCAACCTATTTCGCATCATCACTCATGGAGACCGCACTGTCGCTCGAGTGGAAATTCCATTTAACGATAATTATGTGTCATTTCGAAGTGCCGAACTAGCAGAAATTTAA
- a CDS encoding SDR family NAD(P)-dependent oxidoreductase — protein sequence MELKGANILVTGSAGGLGKAMAYRLGKSGANIILSDIQKDKLDETVALFQKEGIKTTGVVANVAKEEDSIRLIEEAAAFQGSLDVAILNAGILRDGLLIRVDKETGKVKGKMGLDQWQSVIDVNLTGVFLTGREAAAKMVEQKKGVIIPIASVAMHGNSGQTNYSAAKAGVAAMTVTWSKELAKFGIRVAGIAPGFIGTEMVLKDMNPEALSKWKSIIPVGRLGEPDEIASTAEFIISNDLVTGVVLEISGGVRI from the coding sequence ATGGAATTAAAAGGTGCAAACATTCTCGTCACCGGATCTGCCGGTGGCCTCGGAAAAGCAATGGCTTACCGTTTAGGTAAATCAGGTGCCAATATCATTCTCTCAGACATCCAAAAAGACAAATTGGACGAAACGGTAGCTCTCTTTCAAAAAGAAGGAATCAAAACCACTGGCGTTGTGGCAAACGTAGCCAAAGAAGAAGACAGCATCCGTCTCATCGAAGAAGCGGCCGCTTTCCAAGGCAGTTTGGATGTTGCTATCTTAAATGCAGGAATTTTACGTGATGGCCTACTCATCCGGGTCGACAAAGAAACGGGAAAGGTAAAAGGCAAAATGGGTCTCGACCAATGGCAATCAGTCATTGACGTAAACTTAACGGGTGTCTTTCTTACCGGACGCGAAGCCGCGGCCAAGATGGTTGAACAAAAGAAGGGAGTGATCATTCCCATTGCCTCCGTTGCTATGCACGGAAACTCAGGCCAAACGAATTATAGCGCTGCCAAAGCAGGTGTTGCGGCTATGACTGTGACCTGGTCGAAGGAACTCGCTAAGTTTGGAATCCGAGTGGCTGGGATTGCACCAGGGTTTATTGGAACTGAAATGGTTCTAAAAGACATGAACCCAGAAGCTCTTTCAAAATGGAAATCCATCATTCCCGTGGGAAGGCTCGGGGAACCTGATGAAATTGCATCTACTGCCGAGTTTATCATTTCCAATGATTTAGTAACTGGAGTGGTTCTAGAAATTTCTGGTGGGGTTCGAATCTAA
- a CDS encoding ArsR/SmtB family transcription factor: MKIKTELTKQQLEQAIKGIQGIAHPIRLLILYTLAKEEKTVGQLVELLGTSQSAASQHLSKMKNNGILESRKSSNQVFYSLKDPKFKDLIQTIVKVYRK, translated from the coding sequence ATGAAAATAAAAACAGAACTCACCAAACAACAATTGGAACAAGCGATCAAAGGAATTCAAGGGATAGCCCACCCGATTCGCCTTTTGATTCTTTATACTTTAGCGAAAGAAGAAAAAACGGTAGGTCAGCTTGTCGAATTGTTAGGAACCAGCCAATCAGCGGCATCCCAACACCTAAGTAAGATGAAAAATAACGGAATTTTAGAGTCTCGTAAATCATCGAACCAAGTGTTCTATAGTTTGAAAGATCCTAAGTTCAAAGATCTGATCCAAACCATTGTAAAAGTGTACAGAAAGTAA
- the rfaD gene encoding ADP-glyceromanno-heptose 6-epimerase, with amino-acid sequence MAKKLTLVTGGAGLIGSQIIEDLNQNGNTDILVVDHLGTTEKWKNLQRNFFLDYYEKDKFESMFDVGNSILNEISEIYHLGACSATTEKDATYLMQNNFHYTKKLAEFAVAKNIPFLYASSAATYGEGEFGYNDNAPIENLKPLNMYGYSKQLFDLYAKKIGIADKLVGLKYFNVFGYGEAHKGEMRSLVLKGYEQIRDTGKLKLFKSYKPEYKDGEQKRDFLYVKDASKISIYLLSERKYGLYNVGRGIAETWNDLANALFASMDKPVNIEYVEMPDSLKGKYQYYTCAEMEKITQTGYPFGYTNLRDAVAEYIHFLLEEKN; translated from the coding sequence ATGGCAAAAAAACTAACTCTCGTCACTGGAGGCGCAGGCCTCATCGGATCACAAATCATTGAAGACTTAAATCAGAATGGAAATACCGATATCTTGGTTGTTGATCATTTAGGAACCACAGAGAAATGGAAAAACCTACAAAGGAATTTTTTCTTAGATTATTATGAAAAAGATAAATTCGAATCTATGTTCGATGTGGGAAATTCAATCTTAAATGAGATTTCTGAAATTTACCATTTAGGTGCTTGTTCCGCTACCACAGAAAAGGATGCCACCTATCTGATGCAAAATAACTTTCATTATACGAAAAAATTGGCCGAGTTTGCAGTCGCAAAAAACATACCTTTCCTCTATGCCTCCAGTGCGGCCACTTATGGGGAAGGAGAATTTGGATACAATGACAATGCCCCAATCGAAAATCTTAAACCTTTAAACATGTATGGGTATTCCAAACAACTCTTCGATCTTTATGCCAAAAAAATAGGGATCGCTGACAAACTCGTTGGACTCAAATACTTCAATGTTTTTGGATACGGGGAAGCCCATAAGGGAGAAATGAGGAGTCTAGTTTTAAAAGGTTACGAACAAATCCGTGACACAGGGAAGTTAAAATTATTCAAATCTTATAAACCAGAATACAAAGACGGGGAACAAAAAAGGGACTTTCTTTATGTCAAGGATGCGAGTAAAATCAGCATTTATTTACTTTCTGAACGAAAGTACGGATTGTACAATGTGGGGCGGGGGATTGCGGAAACTTGGAACGATTTGGCGAACGCTTTGTTCGCTTCGATGGACAAACCGGTCAATATTGAATATGTGGAAATGCCAGATTCGTTAAAGGGCAAATACCAATACTATACCTGTGCGGAGATGGAAAAGATCACCCAAACAGGATATCCCTTCGGTTATACAAACCTCAGGGATGCCGTTGCTGAATACATCCATTTCCTATTAGAGGAAAAGAACTGA